The Planctomycetota bacterium region TCTCCTCGCGCTTTTTACCCGCGGGATACCCGCTCCCGTCCGGACGCTCGTGATGCTCCAGAGCAACCCGCGCGACGACGTCCCGCAGCACCACCTCCTTGGTGAGAAGCAGCGCCCCCTCGATCGGATGGCCCTTGACCTGTTCCCACTCTTCCTGGTCGAGAGCAGCGTGCTTGGTGAAGACTTCGTCCTTGATCTTCATCATCCCCACGTCGTGGAGGAGGCCGCACACGGCCACGGTTTCGATCTCCTCCCGGGGCAGACCGATCGAATGCGCCAGGAAGAGCGCGAGCTTGGCCACGTTCAGGCAGTGGCGCGAGACGTACTTGCGCGTCCGGGCCCGGTAGGTGAGATCGAGAAAATCCCAGATCGGCCCCTTCTCGAAGCGCCGCATAAGCTCGCTCACGGCGCCCCGCAGAAGATCCGCGTCGAGCGATCCCGAGCGCGAAAGCTTCCGCAGAAGAAGCCGCACGCGCCCCAGAAGGCTCCGCCGCCGCACGACCATGCCGCCCGAGGGCACCAGAAGCTGCGTGTCGCCGGACCGCGGCGCCGCCGCGGACGTCACCACCGACACGTCTTCCCCTCGGCCGGGCGTCTCCGGGATCTCGTCGAGCCACTCGGGCAGCTCCACGGTGCCGGCGAAAACCTCGAAGGGCGCCACCCACTCCCGAAGCTCCTCCGGCTTGCGGCCGGGGAAGAGCCGCCGCAGGCGGCGAAGCATCTCCTCGCGTTCCTCCAGCGCCAGAGGATCCCTCCGGGCGTTCTCGGCCACCAGCAGCTCGAACGCCTCCCGGTCGTCCAGGTCCCGCACGAACGCGGGAACCTCGCCCAGGCCCAGGCGCCGGCAGGCCCGGTACCGGCGCTCCCCGCAGACCACCTCGTAATCCCTCCCCGAGGGACGGACGACGAGAGGATGCAGAACGCCGTACCGCCGGATGGAGGCCGCCAGTCGCGCGAGCTCCTCCTCCGTGGGTTCGCGCCGGCCGGGCAGCCCGCGCGAACGGATCCGCGCCACCGGAATCCGCTCCGGACGCACCGGACGTTCTTCGCCGATCATCGCCTTTCAGACAACATCGTCCGTTCCCCGGCCCGCACCGCAGCGGCTTCAGAGCTCCTTGCGCAGCCGCTCCAGGAAGTCCCCGTACCCGTGTTTGCGCCAGAAGCGACGGGCGGGCTCGTTGCGAACCGAGACGTTCGCCTCCGCGTACGCCAGCCCCCGCTCCCGGAACCACCCGTGCGCCGCCTCCAGGAGGCGCCCGCCGATCCCCTGCCGCCGGCGCCGCACGGAAATCTCCGAAACGTACCCGAACCGCGTCCACGGAACCACGGGGGGATTCTCGAGAATCATCGCCAGGCAGTAGCCCTCGAGCCGCCCCGGCGTCTCCTCCGCCACGAAGACCGCCGACCGGTCCGTCGCGAGGTGACCCTCGATCCATTCCGCCATGACGGACTCCGCGACCGGCGTGCGCGTGAACCGAGGGTCGAGCGGCGTGTGGAAATCCCACATCTCGCGCCACAAGGCGACGATCTGGTCCACGTCCTCGACCCGCGCTCGCCGGA contains the following coding sequences:
- a CDS encoding HD domain-containing phosphohydrolase translates to MIGEERPVRPERIPVARIRSRGLPGRREPTEEELARLAASIRRYGVLHPLVVRPSGRDYEVVCGERRYRACRRLGLGEVPAFVRDLDDREAFELLVAENARRDPLALEEREEMLRRLRRLFPGRKPEELREWVAPFEVFAGTVELPEWLDEIPETPGRGEDVSVVTSAAAPRSGDTQLLVPSGGMVVRRRSLLGRVRLLLRKLSRSGSLDADLLRGAVSELMRRFEKGPIWDFLDLTYRARTRKYVSRHCLNVAKLALFLAHSIGLPREEIETVAVCGLLHDVGMMKIKDEVFTKHAALDQEEWEQVKGHPIEGALLLTKEVVLRDVVARVALEHHERPDGSGYPAGKKREETHLYARLINVVDTYGAMVSPRAHRLPLLPHQAMKIVMDDGAKGMLDWDLVQAFVRAMSIYPLGSYVRLEGGEIARVVRAQPEIPEKPVIAVVADAQGNILPNPVEIDLAMTEPMPRIEPIASPL
- a CDS encoding GNAT family N-acetyltransferase, yielding MIVVRRARVEDVDQIVALWREMWDFHTPLDPRFTRTPVAESVMAEWIEGHLATDRSAVFVAEETPGRLEGYCLAMILENPPVVPWTRFGYVSEISVRRRRQGIGGRLLEAAHGWFRERGLAYAEANVSVRNEPARRFWRKHGYGDFLERLRKEL